A single window of Theropithecus gelada isolate Dixy chromosome 9, Tgel_1.0, whole genome shotgun sequence DNA harbors:
- the MEIG1 gene encoding meiosis expressed gene 1 protein homolog: MASSDVKPKSVSRAKKWSEEIENLYRFQQAGYRDETEYKQVKQVSVVDRWPETGYVKKLQRRDNTFYYYNKQRECDDKEVHKVKIYAY, translated from the exons ATGGCTAGTTCTGACGTAAAACCAAAATCAGTAAGTCGTGCCAAAAAATGGTCAGAAGAGATAGAAAATCTGTACAGATTTCAACAAGCAGGATATCGGGATGAAACCGAATATAAACAAGTGAAACAAGTTTCTGTG GTAGATCGTTGGCCAGAGACAGGATATGTGAAGAAACTTCAGAGAAGGGACAATACGTTCTATTACTACAACAAACAAAGGGAATGTGATGACAAGGAAGTCCACAAAGTGAAAATTTATGCTTACTAG